A section of the Leptotrichia sp. HSP-342 genome encodes:
- the dusA gene encoding tRNA dihydrouridine(20/20a) synthase DusA has protein sequence MKGNAVKNKISIAPMVDRTDRNFRNFVRMINKDVLLYTEMITAQAILNGDLDYILGFNEVEHPIVLQIAATNPEEAYKAVKIAEKYNYDEINLNVGCPSDRVSGNMMGAYLMAFPKEVANIVKAMKEATDKQISIKHRIGIDGKNILPESFERTLLDKYDDMVNFINITKETGINKYIIHARIAILAGLDPKQNRSIPPLRYDEVYRVKKEYPDLHIEINGGIKSVKEIDEHLKYVDSVMLGREIYDNPMILTEFGKYYGKNINITRKEIIEKMIYYVENMEKQKIRPHLFLMHAHGLFHNIRGSKAWKRAINEPKADSETLRELLEKIENF, from the coding sequence ATGAAAGGAAATGCTGTGAAAAATAAGATAAGTATCGCTCCAATGGTAGACAGAACGGATAGAAATTTTAGAAATTTTGTAAGAATGATAAATAAAGACGTTTTATTGTATACAGAGATGATAACGGCACAGGCTATTCTTAATGGAGATTTAGACTATATTTTGGGATTTAATGAAGTGGAGCATCCAATTGTTCTGCAAATTGCGGCAACAAATCCAGAAGAAGCATATAAAGCTGTAAAAATCGCTGAGAAGTACAATTATGATGAAATTAATCTAAATGTCGGATGTCCATCAGACAGAGTATCTGGAAATATGATGGGCGCTTATCTTATGGCATTTCCAAAAGAAGTAGCAAATATAGTGAAAGCAATGAAGGAAGCAACAGATAAGCAGATTTCAATAAAGCATAGAATAGGGATTGATGGAAAAAATATATTGCCAGAATCTTTTGAGCGAACTCTATTAGATAAATATGATGATATGGTAAATTTTATTAATATTACTAAAGAAACTGGGATAAATAAATATATTATCCATGCACGGATAGCAATACTTGCAGGACTTGATCCAAAGCAGAATAGAAGTATTCCGCCTCTTAGATATGATGAAGTTTACCGTGTAAAAAAAGAATATCCTGATTTACATATAGAAATTAATGGTGGAATTAAAAGTGTCAAGGAAATTGATGAACATTTAAAATATGTTGATTCTGTAATGCTAGGACGTGAAATTTATGATAATCCTATGATTTTGACTGAATTTGGAAAATATTACGGGAAAAACATAAATATTACTCGTAAAGAAATCATAGAAAAAATGATTTATTATGTTGAAAATATGGAAAAACAGAAGATTCGTCCGCATCTATTCTTAATGCATGCTCACGGTCTATTTCATAATATACGCGGAAGCAAAGCCTGGAAAAGGGCAATTAACGAACCAAAGGCAGATTCTGAAACATTAAGGGAGTTACTCGAAAAAATTGAAAATTTTTAA
- a CDS encoding formate/nitrite transporter family protein has product MRNNETLEKVSNAAKDKVRFLKEHSGKYFLSAFLAGMFIGIGILLTFTVGGVSSGLPTNKILMGISFGIALSLVVVFGTELFTGNNMIGVAGLLNKGISFKDMIFMWIASYLGNILGSILLAIVYVFSNSASKPVVEFIVKVSKAKITALPHELFFKGILCNILVCLAVLAGIKLKEETAKLIMVFWCLFAFITAGFEHSVANMTLLMMGIIYNGAKEITLNGYFYNLLFVTLGNIVGGAFVGFACYYLAKKDK; this is encoded by the coding sequence ATGAGAAATAATGAAACTTTGGAAAAAGTCTCAAATGCTGCAAAGGATAAGGTTAGATTTTTAAAAGAGCATAGCGGGAAATATTTTTTATCTGCATTTTTGGCTGGAATGTTTATTGGAATTGGAATTTTATTGACATTTACGGTTGGTGGAGTTAGTAGCGGCTTACCAACTAACAAAATTCTTATGGGAATTAGTTTCGGAATAGCGCTTAGCCTTGTAGTTGTGTTTGGAACAGAACTTTTTACAGGGAATAATATGATAGGGGTAGCAGGGCTTTTAAACAAGGGTATAAGCTTTAAGGATATGATTTTTATGTGGATAGCATCTTATCTTGGAAATATTTTAGGATCAATTCTGCTTGCAATAGTATACGTATTTTCAAATTCTGCTTCAAAACCTGTTGTAGAATTTATTGTGAAAGTTTCAAAGGCAAAGATTACTGCATTGCCTCACGAACTGTTTTTTAAAGGAATTTTATGTAATATTCTTGTGTGTCTTGCGGTTCTGGCTGGAATAAAATTAAAAGAGGAAACTGCTAAGCTAATAATGGTATTCTGGTGTTTATTTGCATTTATAACTGCTGGATTTGAGCACAGTGTTGCTAATATGACTCTTTTAATGATGGGGATAATATACAATGGAGCAAAAGAAATAACATTAAATGGTTATTTTTATAATTTATTATTTGTAACATTGGGGAATATTGTTGGTGGAGCATTTGTTGGTTTTGCTTGCTATTATTTAGCAAAAAAGGATAAATAA
- a CDS encoding 4Fe-4S dicluster domain-containing protein produces the protein MKISLNRENFNLALKKLKKEYKIYAPIEIPFRGTFSDTSVIRYSEIETIDEICFDKKSHFSAKEIMLPITQTMFYFTEEGCKMPKEQEQKYLIFLRSCDLHGVKRVDDIYLNNKFLDIYYKRVRDKVKFVVFGCPNSFENCFCVDMGTNKTDEYNIGIKVTEKEIFADIKDDELKVYFKELIAEKNNGSNDEHKINEMYLDVKDEKMKKYLEEIIAENNSNKIKENVEFEMEFVEDNEIHVDIPDNIELEDIINLDLWREYDSRCIACGKCNFVCPTCTCTTTQDVFYSENENNGERRRVWASCHVNGFTDMAGGHSFRQRHGDRMRFKVMHKISDFKKRFGYQMCTGCGRCDDACPEYISFSNCINKLSAELKRISAEKRGEESE, from the coding sequence ATGAAAATCAGTTTAAATCGTGAAAATTTTAATCTGGCACTTAAAAAGCTGAAAAAAGAATATAAAATATATGCACCAATTGAGATACCATTTCGAGGTACATTTTCAGATACTTCTGTAATCAGATATTCTGAAATTGAAACAATTGATGAAATATGTTTTGACAAAAAATCTCATTTTTCAGCAAAGGAAATAATGTTGCCAATAACGCAAACAATGTTCTATTTTACAGAAGAAGGTTGCAAGATGCCCAAAGAACAGGAGCAGAAATATCTTATATTTCTTAGAAGCTGTGATTTACATGGTGTCAAAAGAGTTGATGATATTTACTTGAATAATAAATTTTTGGATATTTACTACAAGAGGGTTAGAGATAAAGTTAAATTTGTAGTGTTTGGATGTCCAAATTCATTTGAGAACTGTTTTTGTGTAGATATGGGCACTAACAAGACTGATGAGTATAATATTGGAATAAAAGTTACAGAAAAGGAAATATTTGCTGATATAAAAGATGACGAGCTGAAGGTTTATTTTAAAGAACTTATCGCTGAGAAAAACAATGGAAGCAATGATGAACATAAAATAAATGAAATGTATCTGGATGTAAAAGATGAAAAAATGAAAAAATATCTTGAAGAAATAATTGCTGAAAATAATAGTAATAAGATAAAAGAAAATGTTGAATTTGAAATGGAATTCGTAGAAGATAATGAAATCCATGTGGATATTCCTGACAATATTGAGCTTGAAGATATAATAAATTTGGATTTATGGCGTGAATACGACAGTCGTTGCATAGCCTGCGGAAAATGTAACTTTGTTTGTCCAACTTGTACCTGCACGACTACACAAGATGTTTTTTACAGCGAAAATGAAAACAATGGAGAAAGAAGGCGTGTATGGGCTTCATGTCATGTGAACGGCTTTACGGATATGGCTGGAGGTCATTCATTCAGGCAAAGGCACGGAGATAGAATGAGATTTAAGGTAATGCATAAAATATCTGATTTTAAAAAGAGATTTGGATATCAGATGTGTACAGGGTGTGGAAGATGTGATGATGCATGTCCTGAATACATTTCATTCTCAAATTGCATAAACAAGTTAAGTGCTGAACTAAAAAGAATTTCGGCTGAAAAAAGAGGTGAAGAATCAGAATGA
- the asrB gene encoding anaerobic sulfite reductase subunit AsrB: MSTINTLNTINMDEQAIMDMNVYLPTVHKLLFIEKVTELEWLFRVEYKKGSVEAGQFMQVSLPGVGEAPISIANFDLEEGYLDFLIRKVGKVTDKIFELKAGDRIFLRGPYGHGFPIEQYKNKHIVMVVGGSGIAPVRPIIEYFTKHPNEMKSFKIIVGYKNYESVIFEEEFSRWRENIEILVTLDNVETARNIGKTEDEIHEGMVTKYIPDLKIPENMDEVEYIVVGPPVMMYFSCLEILKTGIPTEKIWVSFERKMSCAVGKCGHCKIDETYICLEGPVFRYDFAKKLLD; the protein is encoded by the coding sequence ATGAGTACAATTAACACATTAAATACAATAAATATGGATGAACAAGCTATAATGGATATGAATGTATATTTACCGACTGTTCACAAACTTTTGTTTATTGAAAAAGTTACTGAGCTAGAATGGCTATTTCGTGTAGAATATAAAAAGGGAAGTGTAGAAGCTGGACAGTTTATGCAGGTTTCATTACCAGGAGTTGGAGAAGCCCCTATTTCCATTGCGAATTTTGACTTGGAGGAAGGTTATCTTGATTTCCTTATTAGAAAAGTTGGAAAAGTTACAGACAAGATTTTCGAACTGAAAGCAGGAGATAGAATTTTTTTAAGAGGACCTTATGGACACGGTTTTCCAATTGAACAATACAAAAATAAGCATATTGTAATGGTTGTTGGAGGAAGTGGAATTGCTCCAGTTCGACCAATTATAGAATATTTTACGAAACATCCTAATGAAATGAAATCTTTTAAAATTATTGTTGGATATAAAAATTATGAAAGTGTTATTTTCGAAGAGGAATTTTCACGTTGGAGAGAAAATATTGAAATACTTGTAACATTGGATAATGTAGAAACAGCAAGAAATATTGGAAAGACAGAAGACGAAATTCATGAAGGAATGGTTACCAAATATATTCCCGATTTAAAAATTCCTGAAAATATGGATGAAGTTGAATACATTGTTGTAGGCCCTCCAGTAATGATGTATTTCTCTTGTCTTGAAATCCTAAAAACAGGTATTCCAACTGAAAAAATATGGGTTTCATTTGAAAGAAAGATGTCCTGTGCCGTTGGGAAATGTGGACATTGTAAAATCGATGAAACGTATATTTGCCTTGAAGGTCCAGTATTTAGATATGATTTTGCAAAAAAATTACTTGATTAA
- the asrC gene encoding sulfite reductase subunit C, with the protein MSMDINRKIVTKNAFRVTKDRSKTALRVRVPGGAITGEIMEMVAKIANTYGDGNVHITTRQGFEVLGISWNDIEKVNKMVQPIMEKLEINYKDKDKGYAAAGTRNIAACIGNKVCPKAAYNTTEFAKKIEKAIFPHDFHFKVALTGCPNDCQKVRMHDFGIIGMAKPELDESKCVSCGMCERKCKKLSTGAISYKNYKPVRDHQRCIGCGECVLNCPTGAWTRSPKKYYKLAIMGRSGKQNPRLAEDWLFWADEESIIKIIKNTYEYVDKYIDRSLPKEHIGYIVDRTGFEEFKKWALKDVNLPEEAVIVNNVYWKGIKYQGIL; encoded by the coding sequence ATGAGCATGGATATAAATAGAAAAATTGTTACCAAAAATGCATTCAGGGTAACAAAGGACAGATCTAAAACCGCATTGCGTGTGAGAGTGCCAGGAGGAGCAATTACTGGGGAAATAATGGAAATGGTTGCAAAAATAGCTAATACTTATGGAGATGGAAATGTTCATATTACAACTCGTCAAGGTTTTGAAGTGTTGGGAATTTCTTGGAATGATATTGAAAAAGTAAATAAGATGGTGCAGCCAATTATGGAAAAACTGGAAATTAATTATAAGGATAAAGATAAAGGATATGCTGCGGCTGGTACGAGAAATATTGCAGCTTGTATTGGAAACAAGGTATGTCCAAAAGCTGCCTATAATACGACAGAATTTGCAAAAAAAATCGAAAAAGCAATATTTCCACATGATTTTCACTTCAAAGTAGCATTAACAGGCTGTCCAAATGATTGTCAAAAAGTTAGAATGCATGATTTTGGAATAATTGGAATGGCAAAACCTGAACTTGATGAATCTAAATGTGTTTCTTGCGGAATGTGTGAAAGAAAATGTAAAAAGCTTTCAACAGGAGCAATTTCATATAAAAACTATAAACCTGTAAGAGATCACCAAAGATGTATAGGTTGTGGAGAATGTGTATTGAACTGTCCAACAGGAGCATGGACAAGATCTCCTAAAAAATATTACAAACTTGCAATAATGGGAAGAAGTGGAAAACAAAATCCAAGATTGGCAGAAGACTGGTTATTCTGGGCAGATGAGGAATCAATAATAAAAATAATAAAAAATACTTACGAATATGTTGATAAATACATCGATAGAAGTCTTCCAAAAGAACATATTGGTTACATTGTTGACAGAACAGGTTTTGAAGAATTTAAAAAATGGGCATTAAAAGATGTTAATCTTCCAGAAGAAGCTGTAATTGTAAATAATGTGTACTGGAAAGGTATAAAATATCAAGGAATATTATAA
- a CDS encoding FAD-dependent oxidoreductase, with protein MKVVVIGCTHAGTAAILNLRKTNPDAEITVFERNDNISFLSCGIALYVGGVVKDPQGLFYCSPEKLRELNVDTRMRHEVKNVDIEGKKVRVVNLETGIEFNETFDKLIITSGSWPIIPPIEGIDLNNILLCKNYNHSNEIIERAKHSQKVVVVGAGYIGVELVEAFRDNGKEVVLVDAEERVLSKYFDKEFTDVAEESFKHRGIVIATGEKVVKFEGSNGNVTKVVTDKNEYEADMVIMCVGFLPSTSLFKGQLEMLPNGAIKVDEYMRTSNKDVMAAGDCCSVFYNPLQKERYIPLATNAVRMGTLAGINLLENKVRHLGTQGTSGIKIYENNMAATGLTEEIAKQEGVEVESVIAVDNYRPEFMPTYEKVTLKVVFEKNSRRILGAQLTSKIDLTQSINTLSVCIQNKMTVEELAFVDFFFQPHYNKPWNFLNLAGLNALK; from the coding sequence ATGAAAGTAGTTGTAATTGGATGTACACACGCTGGTACAGCGGCAATCTTAAATTTGAGAAAGACAAATCCTGATGCGGAGATAACAGTATTTGAAAGAAATGACAATATTTCATTCTTGTCTTGTGGGATTGCCTTGTATGTAGGAGGAGTTGTAAAAGATCCTCAAGGGCTGTTTTACTGTTCACCTGAAAAATTAAGAGAATTAAATGTTGACACTAGAATGAGACATGAAGTAAAGAATGTTGATATTGAAGGTAAAAAAGTAAGAGTTGTGAATTTGGAAACTGGAATTGAATTTAATGAAACTTTTGACAAATTAATCATTACATCTGGTTCTTGGCCTATTATTCCACCAATCGAAGGAATTGATTTAAATAATATCTTGCTTTGTAAAAATTACAATCATTCAAATGAAATTATTGAAAGAGCAAAACATTCACAAAAAGTTGTTGTTGTTGGAGCAGGATACATTGGAGTGGAACTTGTTGAAGCATTTAGAGATAATGGAAAAGAAGTTGTGCTAGTAGATGCAGAAGAAAGAGTTTTAAGCAAATATTTTGACAAGGAATTTACAGATGTTGCTGAAGAATCGTTTAAACATAGAGGAATTGTAATTGCAACTGGAGAAAAAGTTGTTAAATTTGAAGGAAGCAATGGAAATGTAACAAAAGTAGTTACTGACAAAAATGAATATGAAGCTGATATGGTAATTATGTGTGTTGGATTCCTGCCAAGCACTTCATTGTTTAAAGGACAGCTTGAAATGCTTCCAAATGGAGCGATTAAAGTTGACGAATATATGAGAACAAGCAATAAAGACGTTATGGCTGCAGGAGACTGCTGTTCAGTATTCTATAATCCGCTACAAAAAGAAAGATATATTCCACTTGCAACAAACGCTGTAAGAATGGGAACATTAGCAGGTATAAACTTGCTTGAAAATAAAGTTAGACATCTTGGAACACAAGGTACTTCAGGAATTAAAATTTACGAAAACAATATGGCTGCAACTGGATTAACAGAGGAAATTGCAAAACAAGAAGGAGTAGAAGTTGAAAGCGTAATTGCAGTTGATAACTATCGTCCTGAATTTATGCCAACTTATGAAAAAGTAACATTAAAAGTGGTATTTGAAAAAAATAGCAGAAGAATTTTAGGAGCACAGTTAACTTCTAAAATTGATTTAACACAATCAATTAATACATTGTCAGTATGCATTCAAAATAAAATGACTGTAGAAGAATTGGCATTTGTAGACTTCTTCTTCCAGCCTCATTATAACAAGCCTTGGAATTTCTTGAATTTAGCAGGATTAAATGCTTTAAAATAG
- a CDS encoding OsmC family protein translates to MNKMIVKYDKNFRMKIENNRNSEIILTDRNGEMLSPSELLAASVASCAMTVLSIKLESNNQNFQNCYAEVGKKVDLTTFKITEINIAFHLKKEYSQEVREKAEKSVEEMCVVGRSLSKDVKQNYSFIYDVE, encoded by the coding sequence ATGAATAAAATGATAGTAAAATATGACAAAAATTTCAGAATGAAAATAGAAAATAACAGAAATAGCGAGATTATTTTGACAGACCGTAATGGCGAAATGCTTTCTCCGTCAGAACTTCTCGCTGCGTCTGTAGCTTCATGTGCAATGACAGTTTTATCAATAAAATTAGAATCTAATAACCAGAATTTTCAAAATTGCTATGCAGAAGTTGGAAAAAAAGTCGATTTAACAACTTTTAAAATTACAGAAATCAATATTGCATTTCATCTAAAAAAGGAATATAGTCAGGAAGTAAGAGAAAAAGCTGAAAAATCAGTAGAAGAAATGTGTGTAGTTGGCAGAAGTTTAAGTAAAGATGTGAAACAAAATTATTCATTTATTTATGATGTGGAATAG